The Apis cerana isolate GH-2021 linkage group LG12, AcerK_1.0, whole genome shotgun sequence genome window below encodes:
- the LOC107998359 gene encoding uncharacterized protein LOC107998359, which produces MRKGCERYEQWKAERALKTKIQEKKKERKKRRKLKKIEEEEVDEVDEFGKTIRKCKKKKEIKKEKRKPRQKVRKIYKHIPESELILGCIKPSMEVREHFLNPRHISCMGLTMPPMYISEAPRKILIFHTTITRVADRRKKPLYITTFKKWSCKKSEESDLDSSSESICSFDSEICLADVKLTAKDQKEIKKSQEKRYEDAE; this is translated from the exons ATGCGTAAAGGTTGCGAAAGATACGAGCAATGGAAAGCGGAACGAGCGCTAAAGACGAAAAttcaggaaaaaaagaaagaaaggaagaaacgcaggaaattaaaaaagatcgaaGAGGAAGAGGTGGACGAGGTGGACGAATTTGGTAAAACAATTCGaaagtgtaaaaaaaagaaggagataaagaaggagaagaggaagcCGAGACAAAAAGTTAGGAAAATTTACAAACACATACCGGAATCAGAATTGATCTTAGGATGTATAAAACCATCCATGGAAGTGAGGGAACACTTCCTCAATCCACGTCATATTTCATGCATGGGTCTTACGATGCCGCCAATGTACATATCGGAAGCACCGCgtaagattttgatttttcac aCTA CGATAACTCGCGTGGCTGATCGACGAAAAAAACCGTTGTACATAACTACTTTCAAAAAATGGAGTTGTAAAAAATCGGAAGAATCGGATTTAGACAGTTCAAGCGAATCTATTTGTTCCTTCGACAGTGAAATATGCCTTGCAG ACGTGAAGCTGACAGCGAAGGATCAAAAGGAGATCAAGAAATCTCAAGAGAAACGATACGAGGATGccgaatga